The sequence below is a genomic window from Nostoc flagelliforme CCNUN1.
TTGGTTTCACTGTGACTGAAATGATACGTCCGTCACAGTCAACATCAAATTGTTGCCAACCATTTTCTACCGTATTGGATTGTGGTAGTTCGTTAATTTTAATTGTGATTTCTATTTTACCTGTAATCATAGCTTTCTATGTTAAGATGCAATCGCTAAATCTGATGATATGTCAGGTGTATGTATTAATCCAAGTGGGTCTATCTCAATATACTTTTTAATGAGTGGTTGCAAATTAAAGCTAATTTCTTTTGTGATAGGATCTTTGATACTTTCCACTAGAGACTGTCTTTCAAGCTTTTCTATTGCTTTTATTAACTCTAAAGTTGAAACAGATGCTTTTTGTCTCTGTTTGACATCATCTAATAGTTTTGTGAAGCTAACAGGATTTGAATTTAATAGCATTTCTTCAGCTATATAAATCAAAACTTGTTGCTCAATTTGACTCAAGATTTGTCCGAACATTTGGTTGAGCATTGTTTCAAACTTGCGGCTAAGAAACGTCGTTTTCTTTTCAATAAATCTTTTGATGTTTCCAGCAAAAAAACGATTGATTCGACTAACCACCGCCTCCATCTCTGAAGGATTTCCACGATAAATTTTAATTAATTGACTGCAATTTTCTTTGTCAGCTAATCCTTTAGCAGATAGAAGCTGCATTGCTGCATCCATATCTAAACCTTCTATCTTCATCTCTTGGATAGGATGTCCTGCTGTTATCAAATCATCAAACTCATCAGGTAAAGCTCGACTCGTTAAAAGCAAGCTGCTTTGATCTAGCTCCTCTATTAATCGACGGAAAAATAAGCTGTACTCTAACCGCTCATGAAACACATTTCTTTGAAACAAAGCTTCAAACCCGTCTAGTATTAGCAGATAACGACGTGATTGTAACTGCTTAATCAAAACCGATATCATTGCCTGAGTATATTTAGGCAAGCCTAATTCAGGCTCTGAGGATTGCACTAGTTCTAGTAGATCACCTACTAAATCTTGGAGTGACGGCGCGTATGCCACTGATTTCCAAATTAAGCAATCAAACCTGGATTGAGATTTTGTACTAAGTTCTTCCGTAAGTTTTGTTGCTAATGCACTTTTGCCAATTCCTGCTACTCCTACTAGTATTACGCAGCGTTGCTTAACTATTAGTTCCTTTATTTGGGCTAATTCTTCTGTTCGTCCATAAAAATTAGATATATCATAGGGTCTACGTCCTTTGACTTCTATAGAATGGTTAACAGGAAATTTTTCCTGTTTATCTGGCGCAGATTGAACATAATACTCTTCAGTAATTTGTTCTAGAATTTTTCGCAAATTCTTTTTACCAACCCGTTCACCATGTCCAATCGTTTCGGAGAGTAGATCCCATAGTCGAGGAGCTATCCCTCTTTGTAAGTAGTTAAGGCTGTAAGTTGAGTTATTTGCTATCTCCTCGTAGTCATCGTCATCCCACGCACCCATCATGACAATGATTTCAGCCTCAGATAGGTATCTACCTTTCTTAGTAAACACGAAATTATTTACTACAGACAAAGCTAGGTCAAAAGTTACTTTTATCGTAAAAAGTACTTCCGGAAGATCCTTTATTGTTTGGCTAAGGGGGGGAGGAGTAGAAGACTGAAATATTGGATCAGGACTAAAATTCATAACCGTGCCAGCTATTTTGGTATAGTATTAATAGATACCCATAAGAAGGATTTCCGTAGATAAGGCACTTCCAGAAAATAAAATGCCCAGCCGTTTCAATAATATTTTTGGCACAACCGAGATATCTAGGCGCTTTCGCCCTCAAGGCGAAAGCGACGGCTGGGCATTTTATTTCTTGGATCTCCTTAAGTGCTAGTTAGACAATTATTTAACAGTATACTTGATAATATTTTTTTTTCTCAGTTTTGTCGATTTTTTTTGTAAAAAGTACTATAAGAATCCCGGCGTTGCTACTTAATTAATTTTCTCGACCGATATCTTAACTGACAATATAATGAGCAAGAACAATAAGCTGGCATTCTCGTAGTACAAGACGAAGCCAGGCGGTTACAATAAGACTGCCTAAAATCCTTAATTAACACTTGTGCTGTTGTATGTAGAATAAAGCTCTAGCTCAAAGGGAGTATTATGTGTTTACTGATACTAAAACATGAGTTACTGTATTAATCCCCTTTGTGGCTGTCGTCAGAACCCTGATAACGTTGAGACTTGTTTAGCATGTGGAACTCCACTGCTGATTAACAACCGTATTCGACTTATCGAACCGCTAAGACCGCTTACCGATGATCCGCAAAGTTACTTTGAAGTTTTTGAAGTAGAGGATTTTGGTACTCAATTGAATCCTGTTCATAAGCGGCGAGTCATGAAAGTTTTGAAATGGAACTCGTCCAAGCTACGCGATTTGATCGAGAAAGAATCTATTACTTTACGAAGGATTCGTCACCAAAATATTCCTAAAAGTAACATAGATGATTTTTTTTCTTTTGCTCCCAATAATAGTCCTTTAGAGCTTCGTTGCTTAGTAATGGACAAAATTGAGGGGCAAAATTTGGATGAATGGTCAAAATCTAATGAGCGAATTTCACAATCTCTAGCATTACAATGGCTTCAGCAGTTAGTTAAAATTCTTGATGTGGTACATCATACTGAATTTTTTCATAGAGATATTAAACCTTCTAATATAATTCTGAGGCCAGACGGTCAACTAGTATTAATCGATTTTGGTGCTGCGCGACGAGTGACTGATACTTATTTAGCAAAAATCAGTGGAAGTGGAGGGACTAGTACAAGGGTAGGAAATTACGAGATTACTTCTATTGTCTCGCCTTGTTACACCCCACCAGAGCAAATGAATGGCAAAGCTGTGCCACAATCAGATTTCTACACTTTGGGTCGGACTTTTGTAAATCTAGCTACTGGTATTTCTCTGTTTGACTTACCAACAGATGAAAAGACAGGAAACCTGATCTGGAGAGATAAAGCCCCGCAGATTGACAAGCCCTTTGCAGATTTTCTCGATGAATTGATGGCTACCGTCCCAGGGCAACGCCCGCAAAGTACTGAGGTTATTTTACAGCGGTTAGAAAATCTGCCTCAGCAAATTAAAAATTATAGATTAGCTAATTCTAAAATAGTTAAATATAGCAAGCTTGCATTAAGGGGTTTAATAATTGTCGGGGGTATTATTCTGTCTATACCCTTGTTAAGTAACTACTTAGTAACTCAAGGACGAAAGTTAGAAGCAGCAAATAATTCTCAGGGGGCGCAAGAGGCTTTTGACTGGGCTATTAAAATTAATCCTCAACTTAAGCCTGACGTTTCAGAATTTTATTTTGAGAAGGGGCGTGGTAGTACTAGTAACCTCGACCTAGCTAAAAAATACTATAAATTAGCAATTAAATATAATAATCAAAATTCCAAAATCTATACTAATTTGGCTGTGGTTTGCCAACAATTACAGCAATTTGAATGCGTAATTGATAACTATGGAAAGGCAATTGAGCTAGATCCTAATAATTGGCAAGGACATTACGGACTAGGGACATTTTATGATGAGCAAGGAAAAGATGATTTAGCTGAAAAACAGTATCAGTTATCTATAAAAACTAGTAGCCAAGCGATTCTGCCCATCAATAATTTATCGAGATTGAAAATTATAAAAGGTGACTATAATGCAGCGATCGCTTTAGCGCAACAAGGTTTACAAAAAGCTAAAGAGCCGGAATTACGGGCTGTTTTGTATAAAAATTTAGGTTGGGCGCTCTTTG
It includes:
- a CDS encoding protein kinase domain-containing protein produces the protein MSYCINPLCGCRQNPDNVETCLACGTPLLINNRIRLIEPLRPLTDDPQSYFEVFEVEDFGTQLNPVHKRRVMKVLKWNSSKLRDLIEKESITLRRIRHQNIPKSNIDDFFSFAPNNSPLELRCLVMDKIEGQNLDEWSKSNERISQSLALQWLQQLVKILDVVHHTEFFHRDIKPSNIILRPDGQLVLIDFGAARRVTDTYLAKISGSGGTSTRVGNYEITSIVSPCYTPPEQMNGKAVPQSDFYTLGRTFVNLATGISLFDLPTDEKTGNLIWRDKAPQIDKPFADFLDELMATVPGQRPQSTEVILQRLENLPQQIKNYRLANSKIVKYSKLALRGLIIVGGIILSIPLLSNYLVTQGRKLEAANNSQGAQEAFDWAIKINPQLKPDVSEFYFEKGRGSTSNLDLAKKYYKLAIKYNNQNSKIYTNLAVVCQQLQQFECVIDNYGKAIELDPNNWQGHYGLGTFYDEQGKDDLAEKQYQLSIKTSSQAILPINNLSRLKIIKGDYNAAIALAQQGLQKAKEPELRAVLYKNLGWALFEQKEYSQAKKYLEKAKELDIHRTSTHCLLAQVQEALGDVDSAWISWEICLLTESREPEVFGWRSQVLERIRLKDPIRQREE
- a CDS encoding NACHT domain-containing protein — its product is MNFSPDPIFQSSTPPPLSQTIKDLPEVLFTIKVTFDLALSVVNNFVFTKKGRYLSEAEIIVMMGAWDDDDYEEIANNSTYSLNYLQRGIAPRLWDLLSETIGHGERVGKKNLRKILEQITEEYYVQSAPDKQEKFPVNHSIEVKGRRPYDISNFYGRTEELAQIKELIVKQRCVILVGVAGIGKSALATKLTEELSTKSQSRFDCLIWKSVAYAPSLQDLVGDLLELVQSSEPELGLPKYTQAMISVLIKQLQSRRYLLILDGFEALFQRNVFHERLEYSLFFRRLIEELDQSSLLLTSRALPDEFDDLITAGHPIQEMKIEGLDMDAAMQLLSAKGLADKENCSQLIKIYRGNPSEMEAVVSRINRFFAGNIKRFIEKKTTFLSRKFETMLNQMFGQILSQIEQQVLIYIAEEMLLNSNPVSFTKLLDDVKQRQKASVSTLELIKAIEKLERQSLVESIKDPITKEISFNLQPLIKKYIEIDPLGLIHTPDISSDLAIAS